The Pseudomonadota bacterium sequence AGGATCTCTTCCGGAGCACCTTCCTGCACCAGTTCGCCATCTTTTAAAATGGCGATGCGATCGCCGAGGCGCAGCGCTTCATCCAGGTCGTGGGTGATAAAAATAATGGTTTTTTGCAGCTTGGCCTGAAGCTCGATCAACTGATCCTGCATTTCGCTGCGGATCAATGGGTCGAGCGCTGAAAAGGCCTCATCCATGAGTAGAATATCGGCGTCGGTGCAGAGCGCTCGCGCCAGCCCGACGCGTTGTTGCTGGCCACCGGAAAGCTGGGCGGGATACTGATTTTCGTAGCCTGACAGACCGACTGCCTCCAGCCACTGCTGTGCCTTTTTGCGCCGCGCCTCCTTGGCGATACCTTGAACCTTTAACCCGTATGCGACGTTTTCGATGACCGTTCGATGCGGCATCAACCCGAAGCGTTGGAACACCATCGACACCTTGTTACGGCGGAATTTCTCCAGTTCCTTGATCGACAGTCCCATCACATCCACGCCATCGATGATAATACGGCCCGCAGTGGGATCGATGAGACGGTTGAAGTGACGAATCAGCGTCGATTTCCCTGATCCGGAGAGTCCCATGATGACGAAGATCTTGCCCTTTTCGATGCACAGGTCGATCTCTTTGAGCCCGACTGCGTGCCCGCTGTCCGCCAGTATCTCGTCTTTACTGCGACCTTCCCTGATCTGCGGTATTACCGATGTGGGATCGGGGCCGAAAACCTTGTACAGACCCTCGATGCGAATGAACGGCTCATCCATCATGCATGCCCCCAAGATGTCGCTGGCTGCGTTTTGCATAGGCCTGTGAGACGCGATCGAAAATGATCGCCAGGGCAACAATGGCCAATCCGTTGAAGAGCCCCAAAGTGAAATATTGGTTGGTGATCGATTTCAGCACCGGCTGGCCGAGCCCCGTGACGCCGATCATCGATGCGATCACCACCATCGCCAGCGCCATCATGATCGTTTGATTGATGCCCGCCATGATGGTGGGCATTGCCAGCGG is a genomic window containing:
- a CDS encoding glycine betaine/L-proline ABC transporter ATP-binding protein, producing MDEPFIRIEGLYKVFGPDPTSVIPQIREGRSKDEILADSGHAVGLKEIDLCIEKGKIFVIMGLSGSGKSTLIRHFNRLIDPTAGRIIIDGVDVMGLSIKELEKFRRNKVSMVFQRFGLMPHRTVIENVAYGLKVQGIAKEARRKKAQQWLEAVGLSGYENQYPAQLSGGQQQRVGLARALCTDADILLMDEAFSALDPLIRSEMQDQLIELQAKLQKTIIFITHDLDEALRLGDRIAILKDGELVQEGAPEEILLNPADDYVEAFVRDVNRARALTVATVMKPPACRITAENIGEALEQMRNQHRDFGYYIAEDGYRGVVSQQALEAAAISDTHTTIGDHILIDIPAISPDALLEEVLPGTLDTEYPLPVVDDKGDLRGELSRAALADALGDASSTEAVRKA